The following are encoded in a window of Ignicoccus islandicus DSM 13165 genomic DNA:
- a CDS encoding amidohydrolase family protein — MEEEGYSILITDATIVTEPGQYLKGYLYIDKGRIVAIGEGEVPEEYSFATYLINGKNKIVYPGLILPLIKASSYPSRFGGKEASNFEELYYATQMAIHDLSLAGVTAFGTVEEVVEPVVRAVVNSYSKAVIFVNADVEGWKRQLDIMLNKWQGYQDRVYTGIYTETDNKDAIEIAEKYSLPLISKCCGIKLVEEERIASERGIVKLEKNGVISYGFKRSSRTVNPLNVLRTLYYIGMDPVEVMRYVTTNAALILGLNDSGAIKVGYSADIVIFDVSQPPGWTAGKGLPEEVILTSNPRVETLIVRGEVIADSFEMLSIGVKDVKRARNLFGER, encoded by the coding sequence GTGGAAGAGGAAGGTTACAGTATCTTGATAACGGACGCTACTATAGTAACCGAACCCGGACAGTACCTAAAGGGATACCTATATATAGATAAAGGAAGGATTGTTGCAATAGGCGAAGGCGAAGTCCCAGAAGAATACTCCTTCGCCACTTACCTAATTAATGGTAAAAACAAGATCGTTTACCCAGGCTTAATTCTCCCCTTAATAAAGGCTTCCTCCTATCCTTCTCGATTCGGAGGTAAGGAGGCGTCGAATTTCGAGGAACTCTATTACGCAACGCAAATGGCGATCCACGACTTGAGTTTAGCGGGCGTAACGGCCTTCGGAACAGTGGAGGAGGTAGTAGAACCCGTCGTGAGAGCGGTAGTTAACTCGTACTCGAAAGCGGTAATCTTCGTTAATGCCGACGTTGAAGGTTGGAAGAGACAATTGGATATAATGCTGAACAAGTGGCAAGGTTATCAAGATAGAGTGTATACTGGCATATATACGGAAACGGACAATAAAGACGCTATTGAAATAGCCGAAAAGTATTCTCTACCCCTCATATCCAAGTGCTGTGGAATCAAGCTAGTAGAGGAGGAGAGGATAGCGTCGGAGAGGGGTATCGTGAAGCTGGAGAAGAACGGAGTAATTAGTTACGGGTTCAAGAGGTCGTCCAGAACTGTAAACCCGTTAAACGTTCTCCGCACCTTGTACTATATAGGAATGGATCCCGTAGAGGTTATGAGATACGTGACCACCAACGCCGCATTAATTCTAGGTCTAAACGACAGCGGCGCTATAAAGGTGGGCTATTCAGCTGATATAGTAATTTTCGACGTATCCCAGCCTCCCGGATGGACTGCCGGAAAGGGGCTTCCCGAGGAAGTAATTCTAACCTCAAACCCGAGAGTTGAGACGCTAATAGTTAGAGGCGAAGTGATAGCGGATTCGTTCGAAATGCTTAGTATAGGGGTCAAGGACGTCAAGAGAGCCCGAAACCTCTTTGGAGAGCGTTAG
- the glnA gene encoding type I glutamate--ammonia ligase: protein MSTEEVLKVVEKIKSENVRWIDIHFVDVPGRLQHTTFPARELLDDPEETFNVAIGGFDGSSITGFTVINESDMLLRPIPETFAIIPDDWQNPPGVAAGRTARFIAQIFWGGYKKGEAPRFEKDPRYIAERAESYLAEQGYKAYFGPEVEFTLFDKLKVDINMPWHKMCVEINYSGAPWDTQLPIMKFKQGYFPANPYDKLFWIRQEIASVLEDYFGFQVEAHHHEVAGAGQGEIDFRFDTAVRAADKVVTLKYVVKNIAAKYGMVATFMPKPIYGDNGNGMHTHQSLWDIKSNKNLFYDPNDEYAELSQLARYYIGGILKHARALSAIVNPTTSSYKRLVPGYEAPIYIAWSKSNRSAIIRVPNYMRGIEKAARIEYRSPDPSTNPYLAFAAMVAAGLDGIRKKIEPPDPVDENIYAMDPKKKAELEEIVKKQLDTKLQLPSSLCEALDELESDHDWLFPIFTKEMYETWIELKREDCKRLNAYPHPVEYYEYFDI from the coding sequence GTGAGCACTGAAGAAGTGCTTAAGGTAGTTGAGAAAATCAAATCTGAGAACGTTAGGTGGATAGATATCCACTTCGTAGACGTTCCGGGGAGATTACAACATACTACTTTTCCAGCCAGGGAGTTATTGGACGATCCAGAGGAGACCTTTAACGTAGCCATAGGTGGATTCGACGGCTCATCTATTACCGGTTTCACTGTAATTAACGAGAGTGACATGCTTCTTAGGCCTATCCCCGAAACCTTTGCGATAATACCAGATGACTGGCAAAATCCGCCCGGAGTCGCTGCCGGGAGAACAGCCAGGTTCATCGCCCAAATCTTCTGGGGAGGGTACAAGAAGGGAGAAGCACCCAGGTTCGAAAAGGATCCAAGATACATAGCTGAGAGAGCCGAGAGTTACCTTGCTGAACAAGGATACAAGGCCTACTTCGGACCCGAAGTTGAATTCACTCTATTCGATAAACTAAAGGTAGACATAAACATGCCTTGGCATAAGATGTGCGTCGAAATAAACTACTCTGGAGCCCCATGGGATACTCAATTACCTATAATGAAATTTAAACAAGGCTACTTCCCTGCAAACCCTTACGACAAATTATTCTGGATTAGGCAAGAAATCGCAAGTGTATTGGAGGATTACTTCGGATTCCAAGTTGAGGCCCATCATCACGAGGTGGCTGGTGCCGGTCAGGGAGAAATAGACTTTAGATTCGATACTGCTGTGAGAGCCGCTGACAAGGTAGTCACCTTGAAGTACGTCGTAAAGAACATTGCTGCCAAATACGGCATGGTAGCTACTTTCATGCCTAAACCAATCTACGGCGATAACGGTAACGGAATGCACACTCATCAAAGCTTGTGGGACATCAAATCTAACAAAAACTTGTTCTACGACCCCAACGACGAGTACGCTGAACTAAGCCAGTTAGCTAGGTACTACATTGGTGGTATACTAAAGCACGCCAGGGCACTAAGTGCCATAGTGAATCCAACTACATCCAGCTATAAGAGACTGGTCCCAGGTTACGAGGCACCCATTTACATAGCATGGAGTAAGAGTAACAGATCTGCAATAATCAGAGTTCCCAACTATATGAGAGGCATTGAGAAGGCCGCGAGAATTGAGTACAGGTCTCCGGATCCAAGTACTAACCCCTACTTGGCATTCGCTGCGATGGTTGCCGCTGGGCTCGACGGAATAAGGAAGAAAATAGAGCCACCAGATCCCGTTGATGAGAACATCTACGCAATGGATCCGAAGAAGAAAGCTGAGCTTGAGGAGATAGTTAAGAAGCAATTAGATACAAAGTTACAACTACCTAGTAGCCTATGTGAAGCGCTCGACGAACTAGAGTCAGACCACGATTGGCTCTTCCCAATATTCACTAAAGAGATGTATGAGACGTGGATAGAGTTGAAGAGAGAGGACTGTAAGAGATTAAATGCCTATCCACACCCAGTCGAGTATTACGAATATTTCGATATCTAA
- a CDS encoding 2,3-bisphosphoglycerate-independent phosphoglycerate mutase: protein MKTYKMVLIVGDGMGDRLVPSLNYKTPLQEASTPNLDEMARRGQTGLINVIAPGIPPGSDTAHISLFGLDPFLWYEGRGPFEAMGVGASLTKGDVALRGNFATVKEEGGKLIVVDRRAGRKVDEASELVEVLNEKLNEVDGVKVEFYHATEHRLAVVLRGEGLSDKVSDTDPHEVGKPVLESRPLEDTPEAKKTAEVLTKITFKSYEVLKDHPANKRRIEKGLPPANIVLLRGAGMLRKPLPTLQERIGVKAAAVGATALVLGVAKAVGMDLYTPPGATGGVDTDYKSKARKAVELLKDYDMVFVHLKGTDAASHDGLVEEKVRMIEALDYIAGYIMDYYDGEAVFVVTPDHATPVTVKEHTGDPVPSLLYAPTAIPDDTKEYNEISVAKGKLSGIRGMDLFNLMVNYANRAKKFGA from the coding sequence ATCAAGACTTACAAAATGGTCTTAATTGTTGGAGATGGAATGGGAGATAGGCTCGTACCTTCCCTTAACTACAAAACCCCTCTACAAGAAGCTTCAACTCCTAACTTGGATGAGATGGCGAGAAGGGGACAAACCGGCCTCATTAACGTAATAGCTCCTGGAATACCTCCCGGTAGCGATACCGCACACATTTCGCTATTTGGTCTCGATCCATTTTTGTGGTACGAAGGAAGAGGTCCTTTCGAAGCGATGGGAGTGGGAGCGAGTCTGACTAAAGGCGACGTTGCACTGAGGGGTAACTTTGCAACAGTTAAAGAAGAAGGTGGAAAGTTAATAGTAGTAGATAGGAGAGCTGGCAGGAAAGTAGACGAAGCTAGTGAGCTAGTAGAGGTGCTAAATGAGAAGTTAAATGAAGTAGACGGAGTAAAGGTCGAGTTCTATCACGCTACTGAACATAGGCTGGCGGTAGTCCTTAGAGGCGAAGGCTTAAGCGATAAGGTCAGTGATACGGACCCACACGAAGTAGGAAAGCCCGTGCTGGAATCGAGGCCCTTAGAAGATACCCCCGAAGCTAAGAAGACAGCGGAAGTCCTAACGAAAATAACGTTCAAGAGCTACGAAGTGTTAAAGGATCATCCAGCGAACAAGAGGAGAATTGAAAAGGGTCTACCGCCTGCGAACATAGTATTATTAAGAGGTGCCGGAATGCTTAGAAAGCCATTACCCACACTCCAAGAGAGAATAGGCGTTAAGGCGGCTGCCGTAGGAGCAACAGCACTCGTTCTTGGCGTGGCCAAGGCAGTCGGAATGGACCTTTATACCCCACCCGGAGCTACCGGGGGAGTAGATACAGACTACAAGAGCAAAGCAAGGAAAGCTGTCGAACTGTTGAAAGATTACGACATGGTCTTCGTTCACTTAAAAGGCACTGATGCTGCGTCACACGATGGCCTGGTAGAAGAGAAAGTAAGGATGATTGAAGCGCTCGATTACATTGCAGGTTACATTATGGACTACTACGATGGTGAGGCAGTGTTCGTCGTAACGCCCGATCACGCCACTCCAGTAACGGTAAAGGAACATACGGGAGACCCAGTCCCCTCGCTGCTCTACGCACCTACCGCAATACCGGACGATACGAAAGAGTATAACGAGATTTCAGTGGCTAAAGGCAAGTTGTCTGGAATACGCGGAATGGACTTGTTTAACTTGATGGTTAATTACGCAAATAGAGCAAAGAAGTTCGGTGCCTAA
- a CDS encoding zinc metalloprotease HtpX, with the protein MFWFGIGYLLEPIIMAVALGLFIAMAPYITRTPRGEKELKFFMFLTIVGYALILFAAYAFLTSYLGYVPSLWTFALILTGIGALQYFIAPFLINIMYRAEPAPPEIQEMVNRLAQRSGLKPPKAMIARVPIPNAFAYGNFLTGRYVALTEGITRTMDEEELEAVIGHELGHHKHNDIWLILALSLAPMFVYYLGRIMMEWGFWGSASERDRENSSLAFLVAGIALVAISFILNFIILQFNRLREYYADLHGAKVKGKKPMQRALARLHVTFENIKSNPVYQKELEQFNESPAKMLFIYAFTQTFASPYYDMDEIIERLKREETNPIMEVFMSHPPIPKRLRFLDNISE; encoded by the coding sequence TTGTTCTGGTTTGGCATAGGCTACCTATTAGAACCTATAATAATGGCTGTAGCATTAGGACTCTTTATTGCAATGGCACCATATATAACGCGGACGCCGCGAGGCGAAAAGGAGCTCAAGTTCTTTATGTTTCTAACAATTGTCGGCTACGCGTTGATATTGTTTGCAGCGTACGCCTTCCTAACGAGCTATCTAGGATACGTTCCATCGCTTTGGACCTTCGCTTTAATACTGACCGGCATCGGCGCGCTCCAATACTTCATTGCGCCGTTTCTTATCAATATAATGTATCGGGCAGAACCGGCTCCACCGGAAATACAAGAAATGGTAAATAGACTAGCACAAAGAAGCGGCTTAAAGCCACCAAAGGCAATGATAGCGAGAGTGCCCATACCAAACGCTTTCGCCTACGGCAACTTCCTTACTGGCAGATACGTCGCGTTAACGGAAGGAATAACTAGAACCATGGACGAAGAGGAACTAGAAGCCGTAATAGGCCACGAACTCGGTCACCATAAACATAACGACATCTGGCTCATATTAGCTCTCTCCTTAGCACCAATGTTCGTCTACTATCTCGGTAGAATAATGATGGAGTGGGGCTTCTGGGGCAGTGCCTCGGAAAGGGATAGGGAAAACTCCTCTCTTGCTTTCCTAGTTGCGGGTATAGCATTAGTAGCAATATCCTTTATCTTGAACTTCATTATATTGCAATTTAATAGGTTAAGGGAGTACTATGCAGATCTCCATGGAGCCAAGGTAAAGGGTAAGAAGCCTATGCAAAGAGCCCTAGCAAGGCTGCACGTAACCTTCGAGAACATTAAGAGCAATCCGGTCTACCAGAAGGAACTCGAGCAGTTTAATGAGTCACCGGCCAAGATGCTGTTCATATACGCATTCACACAGACCTTCGCCTCGCCTTACTATGATATGGATGAAATAATTGAGAGACTTAAGAGAGAAGAAACCAACCCCATTATGGAAGTGTTTATGTCACATCCACCCATTCCTAAGAGACTGAGGTTCCTCGATAACATTTCAGAGTAA
- a CDS encoding DEAD/DEAH box helicase, translated as MSESMETIKPCDSAEILRELGYSFELVREGASVPEFSNKSFDDFLKGSVARLKGLKLYKHQEEVYEAITKGKNVILVSGTGSGKTEAWMLPVITHSMKTLVIYPTLALSSDQLRRLREYFSELSSEDKVVLVDSRNPRVVDDALIVATNPAFLFQDLKRIAEGRGYLKWFLQEVELIVVDELDFYGYHGVSAIISMLELISNYIKLGDPPQLVLLTATLGSPNEMASVLREINERETVVVEGKPFKVENRTYIVYSKDLDKLWDWVQKNKSKILSKAPSLKEFISEKEKFKENVYGLIEALRSKGIWPPSPSMDYAEVIARYVHCEKNTLTLVFVSSIRMAEKLVREVRERLPENEASQIEAHHHMIPKSKREEIERRARLGEVKVIVSPKTLAQGIDIGNVVRVVHIGLPETLREFRQREGRKGRRGNIEFTESIIFPYKQWDKKLLRQGLSVLTKWISMPLEKVDYNPSNKWNELFVGLWKSISGYPLLESEKELLEELNLINDRGILTAEGRKVWNYLGFYEYGPPYGIPRVLYKGGRKERLPEIGRRDFIERFQPGSFDYSNDAVVVGYTREGIVEKPLSEAIRESEWLFEAVQQYYKIKEKWGEFKPDVTKDYKYGKLSSKVEVLANPPKNGFGRLTEVPLRTYWIVESRKADVKKLGNNITLIYNKERVALAAETHGEYEDYTYGFSYTLDPVWEDYEVSAAVAFGLAALRVKDNIDVTEFAYAISSRYGYKELIVWEREASGILQKLGMERVKTALEEVRIDKLLETLALMIDSESVELSLKKATNYADLKKKLLNVFESINAEPSDMLIEMLKTPCREGSATAFIYDDSTSTIYISDNGEFKSIKVEKPKDLAPLADIFRRSKVVVTFMPPRKLERLVRTYPLLYKAYLEGTTKNSILNMYNILKNRLRVKWLDLNKVAEKLGMELSTPRDALALIEELYFKWQGYLDETAKSESKN; from the coding sequence ATGAGTGAATCAATGGAAACAATTAAGCCATGCGACAGTGCTGAAATATTGAGGGAGCTAGGATATTCGTTTGAGCTAGTTCGTGAAGGAGCGAGCGTTCCCGAATTCTCAAACAAGAGTTTCGATGACTTCTTGAAGGGGAGTGTAGCTAGACTGAAGGGTCTAAAATTATATAAGCATCAAGAAGAGGTGTACGAAGCGATAACCAAAGGTAAAAACGTCATATTGGTTTCAGGCACGGGTTCCGGAAAGACTGAGGCATGGATGCTTCCCGTCATAACTCATTCAATGAAAACCTTGGTGATTTATCCTACATTAGCGCTCTCTTCAGATCAACTGAGAAGGCTGAGGGAATACTTCTCTGAGCTCAGCAGCGAGGATAAAGTAGTCCTAGTAGATTCTAGGAACCCTCGAGTAGTCGATGACGCGTTAATAGTTGCTACCAATCCTGCCTTCTTGTTCCAAGATTTGAAGAGGATTGCGGAAGGTAGGGGTTATTTGAAATGGTTCTTACAAGAAGTCGAGCTAATTGTAGTCGATGAGCTTGATTTCTATGGTTATCACGGAGTGAGTGCAATAATCTCAATGCTCGAATTAATTTCCAATTACATTAAACTGGGAGACCCTCCCCAGTTAGTCCTTCTGACCGCAACGTTAGGGAGTCCCAATGAAATGGCTTCGGTGCTCAGGGAAATAAATGAAAGAGAAACTGTCGTAGTTGAAGGGAAGCCATTTAAGGTAGAGAATAGAACTTACATAGTTTACTCAAAGGACTTAGATAAGCTATGGGACTGGGTCCAAAAGAATAAATCGAAGATCTTATCCAAAGCACCCAGCTTAAAGGAATTTATAAGCGAGAAAGAAAAGTTCAAGGAGAACGTTTACGGCTTAATAGAGGCCCTCAGATCAAAGGGAATTTGGCCCCCTTCACCATCTATGGATTACGCTGAGGTTATAGCTAGATACGTTCACTGCGAGAAGAACACTCTAACGTTAGTTTTCGTGAGTAGCATAAGAATGGCTGAAAAGTTAGTCAGAGAAGTAAGGGAGAGGCTTCCAGAAAACGAGGCTTCCCAAATAGAGGCCCATCACCACATGATTCCGAAGTCTAAGAGGGAAGAAATAGAGAGGAGGGCTAGACTCGGTGAGGTAAAAGTCATAGTTAGTCCCAAGACCTTGGCTCAGGGAATAGATATAGGAAATGTGGTTAGGGTTGTTCACATTGGCTTACCGGAGACATTGAGAGAGTTCAGGCAAAGGGAGGGAAGGAAGGGCCGCAGAGGCAACATTGAGTTCACTGAAAGCATTATATTCCCATATAAGCAATGGGACAAGAAACTGCTTCGTCAAGGACTTTCGGTTCTAACTAAGTGGATAAGTATGCCTTTAGAGAAAGTTGATTACAACCCATCCAATAAATGGAACGAGCTCTTCGTTGGGTTATGGAAAAGCATTAGCGGATACCCTCTCTTAGAATCTGAGAAGGAGCTTCTCGAGGAACTGAATCTAATCAATGATCGGGGTATCTTAACAGCGGAAGGACGAAAGGTATGGAATTATTTGGGGTTTTATGAATACGGTCCACCTTACGGAATACCTCGAGTGCTATACAAAGGAGGAAGGAAGGAGAGGCTTCCGGAAATCGGTAGGAGAGATTTCATAGAAAGGTTTCAACCCGGTTCCTTCGACTACTCGAATGACGCGGTAGTTGTAGGGTACACTAGAGAAGGTATTGTTGAGAAACCCTTAAGCGAGGCAATAAGGGAAAGCGAGTGGTTGTTCGAGGCAGTCCAGCAATACTACAAAATAAAGGAGAAATGGGGAGAGTTCAAGCCGGACGTGACGAAAGACTACAAGTACGGTAAGCTTTCTTCAAAGGTAGAGGTACTAGCCAACCCTCCAAAGAACGGTTTCGGTAGATTGACTGAAGTTCCACTAAGAACTTATTGGATCGTCGAATCTAGGAAGGCTGACGTAAAGAAGTTAGGTAACAACATTACATTAATATATAATAAGGAAAGAGTTGCATTAGCTGCCGAAACCCACGGTGAGTACGAGGACTACACGTATGGGTTCTCATATACACTAGATCCTGTATGGGAAGATTACGAGGTGTCGGCTGCAGTAGCCTTCGGTCTTGCCGCATTAAGGGTAAAGGATAACATTGACGTGACCGAGTTTGCATATGCAATAAGTAGTAGATATGGATACAAGGAGCTAATCGTATGGGAACGTGAGGCCTCGGGTATACTGCAGAAGCTAGGCATGGAGAGAGTGAAAACAGCACTAGAAGAAGTTAGAATAGATAAGCTCTTGGAAACTTTAGCACTGATGATAGACTCTGAGTCAGTAGAGCTTAGCTTAAAGAAAGCAACGAACTACGCGGACTTAAAAAAGAAATTACTCAATGTATTCGAATCAATTAACGCAGAACCGAGCGATATGCTGATCGAAATGCTAAAAACGCCATGCAGGGAGGGAAGCGCTACCGCTTTCATCTACGACGACTCTACCTCTACCATCTATATTTCGGATAACGGTGAGTTTAAATCTATAAAGGTAGAAAAACCCAAAGATTTAGCTCCATTAGCGGATATATTTCGTCGGAGCAAAGTTGTAGTGACTTTCATGCCCCCTAGAAAGCTCGAACGATTAGTTAGAACTTATCCATTGCTTTACAAGGCATACCTAGAGGGTACTACTAAGAACAGTATTTTGAATATGTACAACATCTTAAAGAATAGGCTTAGGGTAAAGTGGTTAGATTTAAACAAGGTTGCAGAGAAATTGGGGATGGAACTAAGTACTCCGAGAGACGCATTAGCTTTAATAGAGGAACTTTACTTCAAGTGGCAAGGCTACCTTGACGAAACCGCTAAAAGCGAAAGTAAAAACTAA
- a CDS encoding helix-turn-helix domain-containing protein: MDEVAKRIAGEIALSERPGDALKKWREIFGVTQTEVSRAMGVTSSVISDYEKGKRSPGSNFIRRYVNALIEIDRNRGWVVVSSLAQKFLGISTRTIDLWDYKKAVKVADIVTSVKGHIVTSHIDPEEIVYGYMVIDSLRTIEEMDSKDFMVLMGMSYRRVVVFTRVESGRSPMVAIRVSQLKPSLVVLHRPTRLDRLGVRIAEKEGITLIVSLHPTVSTLIESLRRLDA, encoded by the coding sequence GTGGACGAAGTCGCAAAGAGAATAGCTGGTGAAATAGCTCTCTCTGAGAGGCCAGGGGATGCTCTGAAAAAGTGGAGGGAGATCTTCGGGGTAACGCAAACGGAAGTATCGAGAGCTATGGGCGTTACTTCTAGTGTAATTAGCGACTACGAGAAAGGAAAGCGGAGTCCGGGAAGTAACTTCATCAGAAGATACGTAAACGCCCTTATTGAAATCGACAGAAATAGGGGATGGGTAGTCGTTAGTTCACTGGCCCAAAAGTTCTTAGGTATAAGTACTCGAACGATTGATTTGTGGGATTACAAGAAGGCCGTAAAAGTTGCAGATATAGTAACATCGGTCAAAGGTCACATAGTGACTTCTCACATAGATCCGGAGGAAATCGTATACGGATACATGGTAATAGATAGTTTAAGAACAATTGAAGAGATGGATAGCAAAGACTTCATGGTACTCATGGGCATGAGTTATAGGCGTGTTGTCGTATTCACCAGAGTTGAGAGCGGGCGATCGCCAATGGTTGCAATAAGGGTTTCCCAACTAAAGCCTAGCCTCGTAGTGCTTCACAGACCTACTCGGTTAGATAGACTTGGAGTTAGAATTGCTGAAAAGGAGGGCATTACTCTAATTGTGTCCCTACATCCTACAGTAAGTACGCTCATAGAATCTTTAAGGAGATTGGATGCCTAA
- a CDS encoding nascent polypeptide-associated complex protein, with product MEKMLKKAGIKMYEIADAKRVIIETEEERIVIEQPKVIEIEVPGSAKAYQVIAQDVRVEKIEREGASVIEISDEDVKIVAEETGCSEEVARKALEETKGDIAEAILKLQESGC from the coding sequence TTGGAAAAGATGCTGAAGAAAGCCGGTATAAAGATGTATGAAATAGCGGACGCCAAGAGGGTTATAATAGAAACTGAAGAGGAGCGAATAGTAATAGAACAGCCAAAGGTAATAGAAATAGAGGTTCCGGGTTCTGCCAAGGCCTATCAGGTAATTGCTCAAGACGTTAGAGTTGAGAAAATAGAAAGGGAAGGAGCGAGCGTCATTGAGATAAGCGACGAAGACGTGAAAATCGTTGCAGAGGAAACCGGTTGCAGTGAAGAAGTTGCCCGGAAAGCCTTGGAGGAAACGAAAGGCGACATAGCAGAAGCTATACTGAAGCTTCAAGAATCAGGTTGTTAG